One genomic window of Arachis stenosperma cultivar V10309 chromosome 10, arast.V10309.gnm1.PFL2, whole genome shotgun sequence includes the following:
- the LOC130956868 gene encoding uncharacterized protein LOC130956868 yields MHALLVAQEPEVQHPQKLQEETKDGKFTQFLEIFKKIHINIPFAKVLEKMPPYMACLKSAFSEKKVLKGDKTVILTKECSALVQKRLPKKMHDPRSFLIPYTIGTITFEKALCDLGSSINLMPLSVMKKLGIQEAQATRIVLEMADKSRKQAYELVENVLVKVEDLYLPADL; encoded by the coding sequence ATGCACGCCCTATTGGTGGCACAAGAGCCTGAAGTACAACACCCTCAGAAACTGCAAGAGGAGACCAAGGATGggaaattcactcaattcttgGAAATCTTTAAAAAGATAcacatcaatattccttttgctaAGGTGTTGGAGAAGATGCCTCCCTATATGGCCTGTTTGAAAAGTGCATTCTCTGAAAAGAAGGTCTTAAAGGGAGATAAAACTGTGATATTGACCAAGGAGTGTAGTGCACTAGTCCAGAAAAGGCTACCCAAGAAGATGCATGATCCCAGAAGTTTCCTGATTCCCTATACTATAGGGACCATCACATTTGAGAAGGCACTGTGTGACCTTGGTtcaagcataaatctgatgcctctctctgtgatgaagaagctggGGATTCAAGAGGCACAGGCCACAAGAATTGTACTAGAGATGGCCGACAAGTCCCGAAAGCAGGCATACGAATTGGTGGAGAATGtcctagtaaaggttgaagacctttaCCTCCCTGCAGACTTGTGA